The DNA segment tataaatataaatgctTTTACATGAATACATAGCATGATGATCATGTCCTCTTTAACAGAATAATGGAACAGTAAACATATGATGCAAAAAGTGTTTGAAGTTTGGCAAAATGAACCTGTCAGGTCTACAATTGTGCATCCCAGTGACCCAAGTATATGCTGCATGAAGGGAAACATCTGTCATCCAATGTAGGTAGGCAATCACACAAGCAGGAGACCGATCAAATCCAGAAGTGCAAGTAACAAAAACACGAAGATTCTTCCTTAGCAAACGTAATAGAAGCCCCGCACAAAATGGGAGTTTTTTCCTCATATCATAAGAATCTCCCTCCCTATAAACAGAATTAAAGAAGGCTCAAATAAAACCAGAAATCAGTCTGAGAGGAAGCAAAATTAGAGTCATCGGAACTTTGAATTCCATTTCCACAtgaaacttaatttttttaactgacTTTAGGATCACTGTATTAAACGACCAACAACGCTTATTTATTAGTATTCCTCTTTTGGTAATTCACAGCATAAAGTAACAATCAGAGGGGAAAAGGGTGACAAATgaagtgaaaaaaaatcaaaatggaAAATGGAAAATGAAGGTAAGACAGTCTGGCATGTAGAACAGAGAGAAGAGTTGTGTAGAGTATTGTTTGAGAAAGTATTTGAGTTTGAGCCTAGAGATGCTTGTTTGATAAAGTACTTGAGTAGTTTGAACGTAGAGTGGGGAAGTGAGGATTAGGAATATCCCTGTATCTTTCTATTTTCTTAGTTTGGCTCAGTCAGCATCCAGATATCAGCCACCAGATGCAACCTTACTATGTAGGGTGAACCAATATCAATACTAAATGTTGATCTCCCTCTACATTCCATCATTTTATCAATCTCTTTTTTAAATCTAAGGAGGgtttaatttgtaaaatttttaggaaattttattcataaagaattcattggtataataaactttcatctagtttgttcttagaattttttattaaaagatatagtctacctatgtatcatttttgttaacatatagaTTTtagtctagtccccccatattttttatttgtattttttttttttttctattttttaataatacttttttcatgtgatggcagatgattgttgttacttgaagtaTCAGCGTAGCTGAGATGTACTCCATTCGAGAATTAGGGTCTCACAATGAATAGCCAATATGTTTGCTTTTATCTCATGCCTTTCTTCGTTCATGGTTCGATATTCTGGTGTCCTAGGCGTTGCATAATGAttcctaacatgaaagcttttataataAGTAAGTATTCACAAAGTACTTAATTAAGTTATTTACCCAAATACAtcttttaacaaataaaattattggaTGAAGTTATCCCAACAGAAGAcaaattatcatattattacataaattctgcaaaatttaaataaattagcaAGTTCTGGACCCTATATTACCGAATAGGATAGTTGATCATGAGAATATTATTCCTTTGACAAGATTCATTGATCGATTTTGCATTGATTCCCCAATTTTCAGCTTCAGTTCCACTTTGGAAGTTCAGAACAGCAGTAATTCCCTGTAGCGAAACATTCCTACGATATGACAAGGATATAATGCTtgatataaaaagaaaacatcTCATAGAAGTTATTacagtacaaaaaaaaaacaatttttaggGTAATTAGTTTAGGAGATGCTAATAGTAACAGAAAACTGTGGCACATTTAAGAATCCAAAATTTTCATGCCACAACATACCTTTGACTCAAAATACTTCGGCTCATTTAACAGAAGTTATTTTTCTTAGCACACTGCTGTAATAAATTAAATGGCAAATATTGGTTGATACTTGATAACTACAAAAATGTTTTCCTATTAAATACATTCAAGTTTCACAACGGAAGATTGAATTAAGTAATTCATTTTCGCATTGACTATAAGGCATTAAACGAGGATTAGGGAGGCTCTTACGAAATTAAGGTGACAATGTCCATACCTCAACTTTTGACAAGGTCTCTACATCATCTTCTGTTTGTATACAAGATCCCACATAAATTTGCTCTGTAATCTAAGAATTTATAAGATATCAATATTTTGTAAGTATTATAGAAAGTGTGCtatcaaacaaattttaataaagacATTGTAATGAATGCTATACCTTACTATAACACATACCAAGAGAGTGGTTATAGTACATCTCATCCTTGGAACGATCTAGAGCCTGAATATACTCCTCAAGTGGGAAATTTCCATGACCCCAATCTCCAGCTCCACACACTTCTTCAGTAAAAACACAAGCAATTTGTGGTGTGTGTTCAGTAAAGAAGTTTCTCTCACCATGGGTGATGGAACGTTGATTTTGGTTGCCCAATAACTTGTTTGCATTTGGCTTGAGAAACTTTGAGTTGAACATCAAAAATCCAGAATTCCCACTGCTCTCACTAGATGATTGTAAATTTGATGCCAATAGAGTATTGTTCCATGTGACAATAGGAACTCGCCCTCTATTAAACACTATTTCGAGATCACTCATCTTGTGCAGTAGTTGAATAGGAAAAGGAGATGTGGGCCTCTCAAGAACCAAACTAAAAGAACTTGTTTGCTCATTTAGCACCTTCCTGAGGAAACCAAAAgactgaaaaaaataaaaacaacacaCTGATGAACATAATACATTGTGATGGTCAATGAAAAAGTACCTTCACACCTTTTAAAGGCATCTTAGAACTGTTGGCCCGTTTCTAGTAGAGAAAAAGGGTACAAAAGAATAATACCATGTTGAGATAAAATTGAGAATTTTCTCtttcaaattaaaagaaaaacatactCAAGCAGAAGCTGAAACTGAAACTAAAGCATCCATGACATAATGCCAATCTTCTGCCTTTTCTCGATCCTATTGACCACCAGTAAGCAGTTAGGCGTCACGAACCACCACTTGGGTTATCAAGTGAATGCTCGTGAATGGTTAtatcaaggttttcaaaaactttCCGCAACCATGATATTGGCCAGTGTCAAGGATTTGGACTCATCGCGACTACAATCAAATTACATTTGTCTGCAATTTTCCAGAGTGTGAATTTCACACCAGATTGCAAGGAAACTATGTAACTGCATCCACAATTTCAAACCTAAGTTATTTATAGAATAAATAACATTGACATCCCTAAGGTTGAAACCAAGTTTTTTGTTGTTGGATAAAAACAGAACAGAAAATTAAGGGAAAGTTTTATCGAAGTTCACACTGTCCTACATTATGAAAagctataaaaaatattactgcGTAAATTTTAATCgccatttatttatattattagtttttatagtcacattattgtaatatattataattacaataatCTAAATTTAACGGTTTCCCGAATCCAAACATGTCCTAGAGCAAAATCAGGAGGCATACTGTGTATTTCCAACGTCTTTAATCTCGACGAGAGTGTTCTGAGACGAATCGCCAGCTTTCTTCAAAGTGTCGCCCACCATAATTATCCTGGACCTCTCCGCATTACCCTACCatcagaaaaataaataaacaaataaatgtaaatatggGTTACATGTTTTTCGGATATATCGGTCCAAATTTTGGAGGTaacaaaaacttatttaatccTAAAAATAC comes from the Phaseolus vulgaris cultivar G19833 chromosome 8, P. vulgaris v2.0, whole genome shotgun sequence genome and includes:
- the LOC137824244 gene encoding phosphoglucan phosphatase LSF1, chloroplastic isoform X1, which encodes MLPLQFGTRPLYPPSLFLSSSNACSSSRILYNNTNNKVYLVRSKVGTLNLRVFAVSGNSSYKMNLNEYLVTLEKPLGIRFALTADGKIIVHSLTKGGNAERSRIIMVGDTLKKAGDSSQNTLVEIKDVGNTQKVLNEQTSSFSLVLERPTSPFPIQLLHKMSDLEIVFNRGRVPIVTWNNTLLASNLQSSSESSGNSGFLMFNSKFLKPNANKLLGNQNQRSITHGERNFFTEHTPQIACVFTEEVCGAGDWGHGNFPLEEYIQALDRSKDEMYYNHSLGMCYSKITEQIYVGSCIQTEDDVETLSKVEGITAVLNFQSGTEAENWGINAKSINESCQRNNILMINYPIREGDSYDMRKKLPFCAGLLLRLLRKNLRVFVTCTSGFDRSPACVIAYLHWMTDVSLHAAYTWVTGMHNCRPDRPAIAWATWDLIAMVEDGEHDGPPTHAVTFVWNGHEGEDVTLVGDFTGNWKEPLKAKFQGGSRHEAEVKLAQGKYYYKFIVNGQWKHSTASPAERDDRGNVNNIIVIGETANVRPSVQHQLKDANVVKVIERPLNEKERFMLAKAARCIAFSICPITLSPK
- the LOC137824244 gene encoding phosphoglucan phosphatase LSF1, chloroplastic isoform X2, yielding MLPLQFGTRPLYPPSLFLSSSNACSSSRILYNNTNNKVYLVRSKVGTLNLRVFAVSGNSSYKMNLNEYLVTLEKPLGIRFALTADGKIIVHSLTKGGNAERSRIIMVGDTLKKAGDSSQNTLVEIKDVGNTQKVLNEQTSSFSLVLERPTSPFPIQLLHKMSDLEIVFNRGRVPIVTWNNTLLASNLQSSSESSGNSGFLMFNSKFLKPNANKLLGNQNQRSITHGERNFFTEHTPQIACVFTEEVCGAGDWGHGNFPLEEYIQALDRSKDEMYYNHSLEQIYVGSCIQTEDDVETLSKVEGITAVLNFQSGTEAENWGINAKSINESCQRNNILMINYPIREGDSYDMRKKLPFCAGLLLRLLRKNLRVFVTCTSGFDRSPACVIAYLHWMTDVSLHAAYTWVTGMHNCRPDRPAIAWATWDLIAMVEDGEHDGPPTHAVTFVWNGHEGEDVTLVGDFTGNWKEPLKAKFQGGSRHEAEVKLAQGKYYYKFIVNGQWKHSTASPAERDDRGNVNNIIVIGETANVRPSVQHQLKDANVVKVIERPLNEKERFMLAKAARCIAFSICPITLSPK